ACTCCCCCGCGGCATCGCTGGCGGCGCGCGCGAAGCGCCACTCCCGGCCGTCGGTCTGCCACAGCTCGAGCAACGCGTCGCTCACCGGCGCGCCGGCGCCGTCGAGCACCCGTCCGCGCAGCGCGAGCGTGCCCGGCCCCGCAGCGCCCCCTGCGTTCTCCGTCGCTCCGAGCAGCCCGTGGAAGAACGGGCCGATGGTCTGTGCGGGAGTGACTCGGGACTTCACGCCGGGTCCCCCGGCGTCACCTCTCGCCCGCGCAGCACCAGGTCGAAGCGGTAGCCCAGCGCCCACTCCGCGCGCGTCTCGGACCAGTCGAAGCGCGAGACCAGCCGCTCGCGCGCCGGTTCGGGCACGGCGAGGAAGATCGGGTCGTGCTCGAGCAGCGGGTCACCCGGGAAGTACATCTGGGTGACCAACCGGGTCGCGAACGCCGGGCCGAACACCGAGAAGTGTACGTGGGCCGGGCGCCAGGCGTTCTCGTGGTTGCCCCAGGGATACGCGCCCGGCTTGATGGTCACGAAACGGTAGCGCCCGTCGGCGTCGGTGAGACAGCGCCCCACCCCGCTGAAGTTCGGGTCGAGCGGCGCCGCATGCTGGTCGACCGGGTGCGCGTAGCGGCCCGCCGCGTTCGCTTGCCAGATCTCGACCAGCTCACCGCCGAGCGGGCGGCCGTCCTCGTCGCGCAGCTGGCCCGTGAGCGCGATGCGCTCGCCGATCGGCGGGGCGGCGTGCCGGGCCGTGAGGTCGGCCTCCAGCGCCGCGGGCGCCGCAAAGCGCGGGCCCGCGCACTCGGTCGGTGAGTGGCTCCAGGGCACCCGCGGTCGCGCCGGCGCGCGCAGCCGCGTCGAGCGGTAGTCCGCGTAGCGGTGCGGCGGGTGCACGTCGCGGTCGTCGGTCCGGAAGGCCACGGCCCATTCTACTGCCGCGCGGAGGTCTCTCCGGGGCTCCGCTGCACGCTGCGCAGCAAGAGCTCCATGCTCCGGCGCAGGTCGACCTCGCTCGCCGGGGTCTTCGCCAGCGCGAAGCCCAACAGCCGCGCGCCCTCGTCGGTGTGACCCGCGTCGAGCGCCGACTTCGCAAACGTGGCGAGCTCGCGGTACCCGACCTCGGGATCGAAGATGTCGCCGAGCGCGAGCTTCATGGCGCGGTAGGCCTCGGGCTTCTTGCCCAGGCGCTCGTAGCAGGCCCAGAGCCGGCTCTGGAGATAGAACAGCTGTCCGGGGCCGGTGGTGTCTCCGCCGCGCGCGAGCGCGGCCTGGTAGGCCTCGGCCGCCTCGCCGAAGCGCTCCCGACGCAGCAGCGCGTCGCCGCGCAGCTGGTAGGGCTCGGGCCGGTCGGGGTGGAGCGGAATCAGCTCGTCCGCAATGCGCAGCGCCCGGTCCACGTCACCGGCTTCGATCGCCAGGTTTCCCTCCAGCACGCGCAGCCGGTTGCCCGCGGGATACACGGCGTTGGCGCGCGCGAGCTCGGAGGGCGCTCGGGCTTTGTCGGTGACTTGCGCGGTGAAGGGGTCGATCGCGGTGATCGCCCAGGCCGACACCAGCTCGGGCCGCGCGCCCCTGCTCGCGAACAGCACCGAGTCGTCGTCGATGAACACCGGCACGTAGTCCGAGATCTTCGCCACGAAGGTTCCGAACGGGCGCGCGCGCTTGGGCGCGAGCACGAACGGCGGGTGGTAGCGCTCGACCAGCGACCCGAACACCACCGGATCCATGAAGGC
This genomic interval from Myxococcota bacterium contains the following:
- the pcaH gene encoding protocatechuate 3,4-dioxygenase subunit beta gives rise to the protein MAFRTDDRDVHPPHRYADYRSTRLRAPARPRVPWSHSPTECAGPRFAAPAALEADLTARHAAPPIGERIALTGQLRDEDGRPLGGELVEIWQANAAGRYAHPVDQHAAPLDPNFSGVGRCLTDADGRYRFVTIKPGAYPWGNHENAWRPAHVHFSVFGPAFATRLVTQMYFPGDPLLEHDPIFLAVPEPARERLVSRFDWSETRAEWALGYRFDLVLRGREVTPGDPA